One Glycine max cultivar Williams 82 chromosome 6, Glycine_max_v4.0, whole genome shotgun sequence DNA segment encodes these proteins:
- the LOC121174985 gene encoding uncharacterized protein: MSLCLIRMSSRKRKSVGSRPTTQYDTRRFHYFEAWTRYTDNVLGRHILAERKVEIYYTELDEFKAELERRNFHKCLTNLANSSIDLALVKEFYANLYNPEGPSPKQVRIRGHLIRIDADNLNAFLEIPVVLAEGESLPAYSRYCRMPTDIREIEAALCIPSRGFILNAKGHPGKILRKDLTTIAQVWSVLSYSNLAPTSHTSNLTVDRARLIFGLVTQLDMNVEALISRQITSMAQSNSSRLGFPALITILCRSRGVASDSLVFECLSPVINLAYIRKNYWNLDDPIVIIRGARRPRVRLAEAPSTSAGPHPTSTSAACHPASTSATPPPARMIAALSTLPPTDFQRFEAML, encoded by the exons ATGTCTTTGTGTCTTATTCGG ATGTCTTCCAGGAAAAGAAAGAGTGTCGGTTCAAGGCCCACCACTCAATATGATACAAGAAGATTCCACTATTTTGAGGCATGGACCAGATACACTGATAATGTCCTGGGAAGACATATATTAGCTGAGAGGAAAGTGGAAATATATTATACAGAGCTGGATGAATTTAAGGCTGAATTGGAGAGGCGTAACTTTCATAAGTGCCTCACCAATTTAGCTAACAGTAGCATTGACCTAGCATTGGTGAAGGAGTTCTACGCCAACCTCTACAATCCTGAGGGGCCTTCACCAAAACAAGTTAGAATACGAGGCCACTTGATAAGGATTGATGCAGACAACCTCAATGCCTTTTTAGAAATACCTGTGGTGCTTGCTGAGGGTGAATCTTTACCCGCTTACTCAAGATACTGCAGGATGCCTACTGACATTAGGGAAATTGAGGCTGCTCTGTGCATACCCAGCCGAGGGTTTATTTTAAATGCTAAAGGTCACCCTGGGAAGATCCTCAGGAAAGATCTAACCACTATTGCTCAGGTCtggagtgttctctcatactccaacctggCTCCAACTTCCCACACCTCGAATTTGACTGTGGATAGAGCTAGGTTAATCTTTGGCCTAGTTACTCAGCTGGACATGAATGTCGAAGCTCTCATCTCTAGACAGATCACATCAATGGCCCAGTCTAACTCCTCTAGACTCGGGTTCCCCGCTCTTATCACAATTTTATGTAGGTCCAGAGGAGTCGCTTCCGACAGCTTGGTCTTTGAATGTTTGAGCCCGGTCATTAATTTGGCCTACATAAGGAAAAACTATTGGAACCTAGATGATCCAATAGTTATTATTAGAGGGGCCAGAAGACCGAGGGTAAGGCTAGCTGAGGCTCCTTCTACATCAGCAGGTCCTCATCCAACTTCTACATCAGCAGCTTGTCATCCAGCTTCTACATCAGCAACTCCTCCTCCAGCTCGTATGATAGCAGCTCTTTCTACCCTACCTCCTACAGATTTTCAACGTTTTGAAGCCATGCTTTAA